The following proteins are encoded in a genomic region of Desulfonatronum thiodismutans:
- a CDS encoding efflux RND transporter permease subunit: MQGILKWVCAFAVGCPLFSLAVSGVMGLFFLAQIPNIKTIDNVDYFIVDDDPDYAYYQEIKSVFGNDEFFVIAFRQPDIFTEQNLLLLKDLTLALEDLPGIRDVKSLANVDYVDGAQEYFDVRKFLETVPSSSEGLELLRQQALTTPLYLDNLISRDGQAAAIVVYPHDHPGDQAFRQRLLKHVHEMLAQQEAEGLGFHLAGNSVTNVALSRYVQQDLSIFIPLTYLLVALVVLIVFASFRLMVLALINITFCVGSTMGFMAMTGIAMHNVTSVVPSLVMALALADTVHIFSRLDRKVLQAFPDNRSALVSILGKLILPCFLTTLTTAIGFLSLSVSSIAPIREFAYAASMGMVFEFIFSFFLLPPLLLFCNPSKIFRDRPKDRGLPGFLYALSGYVQKRHVRVCFVFLTVVIGSVWFTGKISVETNLVEYFKKDSPIRQDLDFVQDHLSGVATMDISLRAETFDAFSEPDNLLLLDAIQSIVLTLPGVDTAISFGDYIKDMNKAFHDEDPAFYVIPREKELIAQYLLLYDSRDIDDFINNALDHARILVRLSETSSARQAELIQALQAFLDRLEAEGIAVRITGNVVQQVNVIQALIESLVSSLALAVGVIGLIMLLVLRSVKMGLLSLVPNLFPLLLNLGVMGLLGIPLDTSTALITVVALGIAVDDTIHFLTEYSAHRKQNRSISVSLEKAIVNKGLAIVTTSVILAIGFGVLVCSNFVPTIHFGLLSAMVMLTALVGDIVLLPAIMSLKGKHERKAIESGK; encoded by the coding sequence ATTCCGAATATCAAAACCATCGACAACGTGGACTACTTTATTGTCGATGATGATCCCGATTACGCCTATTACCAGGAAATCAAGTCGGTCTTTGGCAACGACGAGTTCTTTGTCATCGCCTTCAGACAGCCCGACATCTTCACCGAACAGAACCTGCTGCTGCTCAAGGATTTGACCCTTGCGCTTGAAGATCTGCCCGGCATCCGTGATGTGAAAAGCCTGGCCAATGTCGACTATGTGGACGGCGCCCAGGAGTATTTTGACGTCAGGAAGTTCCTTGAGACCGTCCCTTCATCCAGTGAAGGGCTTGAGCTGCTCAGGCAGCAGGCCCTGACAACGCCGCTTTACCTGGACAACCTGATTTCCAGGGACGGACAAGCCGCAGCTATTGTTGTCTATCCGCATGACCACCCGGGGGACCAGGCATTTCGTCAGCGCCTGCTGAAACATGTTCATGAGATGCTGGCGCAACAGGAAGCCGAGGGGCTTGGGTTTCACCTGGCCGGCAACTCCGTGACCAATGTTGCCCTGAGCCGCTATGTCCAGCAGGACCTTTCCATATTCATTCCGCTGACCTATTTGCTCGTGGCCCTGGTGGTGCTGATTGTCTTCGCGAGTTTTCGGTTGATGGTCCTGGCCCTGATCAACATCACGTTCTGCGTTGGGTCCACCATGGGTTTCATGGCCATGACCGGCATTGCCATGCACAACGTGACTTCGGTGGTGCCGTCCCTGGTCATGGCCCTGGCCTTGGCGGATACTGTACACATCTTTTCCCGCCTGGATAGAAAGGTTCTTCAGGCCTTTCCGGATAATAGGTCGGCTCTGGTCAGTATTCTGGGAAAGCTGATCCTGCCCTGTTTCTTGACCACATTGACCACGGCAATCGGTTTTTTGTCCCTCTCCGTCAGCAGTATTGCACCGATCCGTGAATTTGCCTACGCGGCTTCCATGGGCATGGTTTTCGAGTTTATTTTCTCTTTTTTCCTCCTTCCCCCCTTGTTGCTGTTCTGCAACCCCTCGAAAATATTCCGTGACAGACCCAAAGATCGGGGGCTGCCTGGCTTCCTGTATGCACTGAGCGGGTATGTACAAAAAAGACATGTCCGGGTTTGTTTTGTCTTCCTGACCGTGGTGATTGGCTCTGTCTGGTTTACCGGGAAAATTTCCGTAGAGACCAATCTGGTCGAGTATTTCAAGAAGGACAGTCCCATCCGCCAGGATCTGGACTTCGTGCAGGACCATCTCAGCGGGGTCGCGACGATGGACATCTCCTTGCGCGCCGAAACCTTTGACGCGTTCAGTGAACCGGATAATCTCCTGTTGTTGGATGCGATCCAGTCCATTGTGCTGACGTTGCCCGGGGTGGACACGGCGATCTCCTTTGGCGACTACATCAAAGACATGAACAAGGCCTTCCATGACGAGGACCCAGCCTTTTATGTCATCCCCCGTGAGAAAGAGCTGATCGCGCAGTACCTCTTGCTCTACGATTCACGGGATATTGACGACTTCATCAACAATGCTCTGGATCATGCCCGGATCCTGGTTCGACTCTCGGAAACAAGCTCCGCCAGGCAGGCGGAGTTGATTCAGGCTCTGCAGGCTTTTCTGGATAGACTTGAGGCCGAAGGTATTGCGGTCAGAATCACCGGGAACGTCGTCCAACAGGTCAATGTCATCCAGGCGTTGATTGAGAGCCTGGTTTCAAGCTTGGCATTGGCGGTGGGCGTCATTGGCCTGATCATGCTTCTGGTGTTGCGCTCGGTGAAAATGGGCTTGCTGAGTCTGGTCCCCAATCTGTTTCCATTGCTGCTGAATCTGGGGGTCATGGGCCTGCTGGGCATTCCCTTGGACACCTCCACCGCCTTGATTACCGTGGTGGCCCTGGGCATTGCCGTGGACGATACCATTCACTTTTTGACCGAATACAGTGCCCATCGAAAACAGAATCGGTCCATCTCCGTTTCGTTGGAAAAGGCCATCGTGAACAAAGGGCTGGCCATCGTGACTACATCCGTCATTCTGGCCATTGGTTTCGGGGTGCTGGTGTGCAGCAATTTCGTGCCCACGATCCATTTTGGCCTGCTCAGCGCAATGGTCATGCTGACAGCCTTGGTCGGCGACATCGTTCTTCTTCCGGCAATCATGTCGCTGAAAGGCAAACACGAGCGGAAGGCAATAGAATCTGGTAAATGA
- a CDS encoding N-acyl amino acid synthase FeeM domain-containing protein, with product MTVHPEQLLQERRRSVRLRRSAMLRAKLDEIDRPNIKIAETQDELAQSFALVYQEYLASGYIKTPHSSEMHLSVYNFLPKTCVYIFRSYTKVISTLSQIFDSELFGLPMDALYQPELDALRAKGRKVTELSALATPKETRWCNLMVFLSKTMFEYSRLVDVDDICIMVNPKHVNFYKTMFLFDDFGPERFYEGVGAPAVALRIDMDTIEEKLSEKYQDFDVDGNLHAFFCKMNTTMQELQSGWTFHEKRHPMDADVAKVFFEVRPDVYTNLSLIQKQYLQKFYPFLSNGKK from the coding sequence ATGACCGTACACCCCGAGCAACTCCTCCAGGAACGTCGCAGATCCGTCAGGCTTCGTCGCTCGGCCATGCTCAGAGCCAAGCTGGACGAAATTGACCGCCCGAACATCAAGATCGCGGAAACCCAGGACGAATTGGCCCAGTCCTTTGCCCTGGTCTACCAAGAGTACTTGGCCTCCGGATACATCAAGACCCCGCATTCCTCGGAAATGCATCTCAGCGTCTACAATTTTCTGCCCAAAACCTGCGTCTACATCTTCCGAAGCTACACCAAAGTCATATCCACGTTGTCCCAGATCTTCGACAGCGAACTGTTCGGGCTACCCATGGACGCGCTGTACCAGCCGGAACTGGACGCCTTGCGGGCAAAAGGCCGCAAAGTCACGGAACTTTCCGCCCTGGCCACGCCCAAGGAGACCCGCTGGTGCAACCTGATGGTCTTTCTTTCCAAGACCATGTTCGAGTATTCCAGACTCGTGGACGTTGACGACATCTGCATCATGGTCAACCCCAAGCACGTCAATTTCTATAAGACCATGTTCCTGTTTGACGACTTCGGACCGGAACGGTTCTACGAAGGCGTGGGGGCGCCGGCCGTTGCCCTGCGCATTGACATGGACACCATTGAGGAAAAACTGAGCGAAAAGTACCAGGATTTCGACGTGGATGGGAATCTACATGCCTTTTTCTGCAAGATGAACACGACCATGCAGGAACTGCAAAGCGGCTGGACCTTTCATGAAAAAAGGCACCCCATGGATGCCGACGTTGCGAAGGTCTTTTTCGAAGTCAGGCCAGACGTCTACACAAACCTATCTCTCATCCAGAAGCAATACTTGCAGAAATTCTATCCATTCTTGAGCAACGGCAAGAAATAG
- a CDS encoding N-acyl amino acid synthase FeeM domain-containing protein has protein sequence MYPAKQRWLPFPNETFPATVLQHAPDDVDYVFKLADDPDELCQAYHLLYREYLNVGYIQESPGKLLFTPHHLLPTTTVFLAKSQEAVLSTATLVHDSKPSGLPMDALFHAELDTLRAQNRRILEVCSLASDRCAFSRRGIQNFTKLIFLYCVFLDIDDVCIMVNPRHVHLYKNRCEFEIFAEEKYYPKVNAMAVALRANVHKAREKLDRVYLKFSYQHKLFSHYLSLSIALDASIFRVFGDVQSSKTCRNPLDANVINRFLGHKADALSDVPLDFKKLLHESYPGIRI, from the coding sequence ATGTACCCGGCCAAGCAAAGATGGCTGCCCTTTCCCAATGAAACGTTTCCGGCGACCGTGCTCCAGCACGCCCCGGATGATGTTGACTACGTCTTCAAGCTCGCGGACGATCCTGACGAACTTTGCCAAGCGTATCACCTACTCTACAGGGAGTACCTGAACGTCGGCTACATTCAAGAAAGTCCGGGGAAGCTCTTGTTTACCCCACACCATCTGCTCCCCACGACCACGGTCTTCCTGGCCAAGTCTCAGGAAGCCGTCCTTTCCACCGCCACCCTTGTCCACGATTCCAAGCCATCCGGCCTGCCCATGGACGCCTTGTTCCACGCTGAACTGGATACCTTGCGCGCGCAAAACCGAAGAATTTTGGAAGTCTGCTCCCTGGCCTCCGACAGATGCGCTTTTTCGCGACGCGGCATCCAGAACTTCACCAAGCTGATTTTCCTGTATTGCGTATTCCTGGACATTGACGACGTCTGCATCATGGTCAATCCGAGACACGTTCATCTGTACAAAAACCGATGCGAGTTCGAGATCTTCGCGGAAGAGAAATATTACCCCAAGGTCAATGCCATGGCCGTGGCTTTGCGTGCCAATGTGCATAAGGCAAGGGAAAAGCTCGACCGAGTGTACTTGAAGTTTTCCTACCAGCACAAACTCTTCTCCCACTACCTTTCCTTGAGCATCGCCCTTGACGCCAGCATCTTCAGGGTATTCGGCGATGTTCAATCCTCGAAAACGTGCCGCAATCCCCTGGACGCAAACGTGATCAACCGGTTTTTGGGTCACAAGGCAGACGCCCTGTCGGATGTTCCCTTGGATTTTAAAAAACTGCTCCATGAATCCTACCCCGGAATCCGAATCTGA